The DNA sequence AAAAAGTCCGATCTGCATCGGCCTTGATCCGGATTTGAATAAATTGCCGCCTGTTTTTAAAAAAGAACCAGCCTCAATTCTTGAATTCAATAAAAAAATTATCGATGCCACTTACGATCTTGTTGGCGCTTTCAAACCTAATTTTGCTTTTTATGAAACGTTTGGGGCCGAAGGATGGGCCATTCTTGAAGCGACTATTCGTTTTATCCGTTCAACGGCACCGAAAGCGGTTATCATTGCGGATGCAAAGCGCGGCGACATTGGCAATACGGCTAATTTGTATGCACAATCCGTATTTGATCATTTAGGTTGTGATGCCATTACCGTAAGCCCATACATGGGATTGGATTCGGTGCAGCCGTTTATTGAAAATGAAAATTACGGCGCATTTGTTTTATGTCTTACGTCCAATGAAGGTTCGAAAGATTTTCAATACCGTTCATCCGATGGAAAGAGATTGTATGAGTCCGTTGCCATGAAAGTTTTGGGATGGAATCAACGCCACAACTGCGGTTTGGTAGTAGGGGCGACCCATTCAGAAGAAATGCAAGAGCTTCGCCAGATCAGCGGCGCTATGCCGTTTTTAATTCCCGGCATCGGTGCGCAGGGCGGCGATCTGGAGTCGACGGTAAAAATTAATTTCGACGGACAAAAAGTGAACGCCTTTGTCAATTCGTCACGAGCCGTTTTATATGCGTCTTCGGGAAACGATTTTGCTGAAGCTGCGCACGCGGCTGTTGTAACAATGAAAAATCAGATTGAAGCAGTAATCGGAAAAATACTTAAGAAGTAAAATAATTATTGCTTTTTCATGCGTCGGCGAATATATTGGCACCACTTTTCGCGCGCTTAGCTCAGCTGGTTTAGAGCGTCTCGCTTACACCGAGAAGGTCCTTGGTTCGAATCCATGAGCGCGCACTTCAAAATCCTCTGATGAAAATCAGGGGATTTTTTTTTGTAAATGCTTATTCAATCACTTCCAGCCTATACCCGATTCCTGATTCAGTTACTAACAATTTAGGTGAGTTCGGATTCTCTTCAATTTTTTTCCGAAGCTGGCCGACGTAGACTCTTGAATATTGAGTTTCTTCGGCGAAGGACGGTCCCCAGATTTCGTTGAGAATAAATTGATGGGTGAGAACCTTGCCGGCGTGGCGAATGAAGAGCGAAAGCAGGCGAAATTCCGTCGGTGTAAGTTTGATCATTTCGTTTTTGAGTTTGACGATGCGCGCATTCAAGTCGACCCATAACGGTCCGCCTTTAAAAATGTTGTTTTCACTACTGGGCGAGGTTACATGCCGTAAAGCCGTTCGGATGCGCGCCAACAATTCGCCGGTTCGGAAAGGCTTATTTAAATAATCGTCGGCCCCGACATCGAGCGCGGCGACGATGTCGGATTCATCGGAGCGAACCGATAAAATGATTACGGGAATCGACGACCACTCACGGAGTTTTTTCAACACTTCGATTCCGTCTATATCCGGTAAGCCTAAGTCGAGGATCAGCATGTCAGGCCGAACCATGGCAACTTGTTGCAAACCTTCTTCGCCGGATGTAGCGGAATAAACTTTATATCCGTTTGCCTCCAACGTAATCTGAAGCAGGCGTCGAATTTGGATTTCGTCATCAATGATCAGTATGCGCGGTAAATCATTCATACTCATGTACAATAGTTTCGGTCGCAGGAACCGGATGCAATGGCAGACGAATCGTAAATTGCGCCCCACCGGATTTTCGATTTTCCGCGCTTATCCTGCCTTGATGAGCTTCGACAAATCCTCTGACAATGGACAAGCCTAAGCCGGTACCGCCGGTTTTCGTTCCAGGAACGCGGTAAAACTTATCAAACAAATGTGACAATGCGTCAACCGGAAAACCGGGGCCATTATCAGCAATCATTAATACGCAGTCATGACTCTCTTTGAGCGCTTTAATTTCAATGGTTACTCCGTTCGGAGTGTATAGGGCTGCATTCAGAAGCAAATTCATTATAACTTGTTCCATCAAACCGAAATCGATTTTAAGCAAAGGCAAGTCCGGCGAAACGACGACAGTGACGGTGTGCAATGACAATTGATGTTCTAATTTTTGTAAAACAGAATGAATTATATCATGAATGTCACACCAATCGGATTTTATGGTAATATGGCCCGATTCGAGCCGTGCCATATCGAGTAAATTGCCGACCAAACGATTCAGCCTGTCTGCAGCCGTATGAATTTCTCCAAGCAAATCCTTCGCCAATGAATCGTGTTTTAGATTTTCAGTGTGTTGCAAACTTTCAGAAGCTGTGATCATCGCAGCAATCGGCGTACGGAGTTCGTGTGAGATTGAATTGAATAACGTCTTATACAATCTCTCAGATTCAACGACGGCAATAGAGTTTTTATTGATTTCGTTCAATTGCTCGCGTTCGAGCGCCGAGGCAATTTGACGGATGAAGTTTTCGATTAAGGTTTCCTGATCGATAGTGAATGAGCGGTCGAGTTTAATTCCGATCACTCCGAGTGGAAATCGCGGCCCGGAAATTGGAAAATACGTGGCGGCTGCAAAGGGAAGCGTGTCAGTGAATTTTCCTGCCTTCTTTTCATTCCAGTACACCCACGACGGTACAGAAAATTCTTTCATGTCTGCTTTGAATGTACTGGCAGGATGTGGCTCAGGTAGAAGATCACCGCTAAGATCGCTTAAAAAAATAATGACCGAACCGTTGAAGAACTGTTCGATATTTGCTACGGAAGCTTTGGCAACTTCATTCTGATTGCGTGCGTTTGACAGATCACGCGTCAATGCATACAGCGCATTAGTACGCGCTTCACGCTGAAGTACAATTCGTTCGCGGACACGAATACGCGCCGTCAGGGTGCCCGTAACCGAAGCAATCACAAAGTACGTCAAGAACATTAATGCGTCGTGGGTCAATCCGATATAAAAAGTAAATTGTGGCGGAATAAAAAAATAATTCCAGATCAACGCGCTCAACGCAGCCGCCAATAAAACCGGTCCGGTGCCAAATTTAAGCGGCATTAACGTAACCGTCAGCAACAAAATAAATGAAACAGTCTGGTAACCAAGCCAGGGAGAAACGGGAAAACAAATTGCCGCTACGGCAATAACGATCATTGCAGAGATCCAATATTGCATCCATCCGGAATGAAGACTTGGCAAACGTAGCCAACGCAACCGATTACCTGCATCCATCGCGCCACCGACGACGTGAATATCCAATTCGCCGCTGATCTCAATAATTTTTTCTAACAGGCTTTTTCCAAACGGTAAAAAATACTTTGACTTTCCGACAAGGATCTGCGTGGCATTTTGTTCTCTCGCCACGCGCACCAACGCTTTGGCGACGTCTTCGTCCGACGTTGTTATAACTTCGGCGCCAAGCTCCGATGCAAGTTTTACATTCTTGGATAGCTGCGACTTGTCAGCATCCGAAAGTTGTTTGGTAGTTTCAACATACACGGCCACCCAGGAACCGTTGATAGAATAGGCGAGACGGCGAGCCCAACGAATTAGACTAAAGCAATGCCGGCTAGCATTGATACCGACGAGTAGTCTCTGACTCGATTTCCACGGGCCGGCAATACGACGGTTTTTCATGTAGTCACGAAGCTGATGATCGACACGTTCGGCCGTTAAACGGAGCGCCATCTCACGTAAAGCTGTCAGGTTGCCTTCTCGGAAAAAATTTTGCACGGCTTGTTGCGAACGTTCGGGTGTGTAAACTTTTCCTTCGCGCAATCGTTGCAATAATTCCTCCGGTGAAATATCAATGACTTCGATTTCATCGGCCTGCTCGAAAATCGAATCGGGCACGGTTTCACGAATGGTCGCACCAGTAATTTGCGCGACAGTATCGGCACGGCTCTCGAGATGTTGAACATTCAACGTCGTGTATACGTCAATACCGTTGTCCAATAATTCAATAACATCCTGATAACGCTTAGCATGACGGCTGCCGGGGGCGTTGGTGTGGGCGAGTTCATCGACTAAAACTAATTTCGGGTGACGCGCCAAAATCGCATCGAGATCCATTTCTTCAAGCTGGGTTCCTCTGTAATCGATTTTTTTCCGTGAAATAACCGGCAGACCGTTGAGCAACGCTTCCGTATCGGGTCGCTTATGCGTTTCGATATAGCCGATAACGACGTCGATGTTTTTGGATAAAGCGTCATGAGCCGCTTTAAGCATATCATACGTTTTACCGGCGCCGGCACACATACCGAAATAAATTTTCAGTCGGGCGCGTTTCTCTTTTTCTTCCTCTTTTTTGAGAAATGAAAGAAGAGCGTCGGGATCGGGACGATTTTTTTCGTTGGTTTCTATCAATGGTTATTCTTCACCGAAAAGCTGGAACATGTAACCGATCTCAAATAGTAATAAATCATTTTTCCGATCGTCATTATCAAATTGATACGCAAGGTAAATAGGCAAATTACCGCCGTTTTCGGTCGCATAATAAACGAATCCCGGCGCCAAACCGTAGCCTTCACCCGATCCCTGGAAATAATCCGTTACAAACACCAGACTTTTGCTGATTCGCTGTTCGAGGCCTGCCAATGCACCGAAAGAAGTTTTTTTGACGTCTTGAATCTTCGGAGCATTCTTCCAATGTTTCATATAACCGCCGGCCATCAGGCGAGTATAGATGACGTCGCTATGTTGGATGGTGAGACCGACGAAATCATATAGCAAGTGTTTGGGAGACAGATCACCGTCGGTGTAAATGCTGTGCCATCCGCCGGGCGACATGCTGATTTTATATTTCTCGCTTTGATATAACCAGATACGCCATTTATGGGCCAGTACCACTTTGTCGATGCTTTTCGTTGTTTCTTTATTAAACCAAAAATTGGCTCCCAATTCTAGATACGGCAAGGCTTGTATGGAAATTCGCGGAACGTACGCATTAACGGCTTTGTTGTCCTTCAAAGTCTGATACTGATCGTATTCGACATACGAGTAGCCTACGCGCGGCATCATGTCAGGATTGGGCATATTAAAAAATGATACCTGAGCAAAACCGGTTTTAGCGGTGCTCGAGATCAAGACAATGATCGCCGTTTTGAAAACAAAGTTCAGTTTCATAAAAAAATCCTTGGGGTTTAAGTTTGAATGAATGTAATTCCGATTTTTGGTTCAATCAAGCGGGATGTTATTGTTTAGTTGTCAATTCATCCAATGCCATATTCAATTTCAATACATTCACGCGTGGTTCTCCAAGGAATCCCCATTGTCTGGCTTCGATGTTTTTTTTGACCAGTTCACGTATCATGTTTGTGTCTAAACCGCGGACGCGTGCAATTCTGGAAACTTGATAATACGCCGCGGCCGGAGAAATATGGGGATCAAGCCCGCTTGCTGACGCTGTGACCAGGTCAACGGGTATAGCCGACCGGTCAGTTGAATCAATCGCACGAAGGGCGTCAATGTGGTTTTGGATGGCGGCGACCAACGCCGGATTCGTCGGCCCGTAATTGGATCCGGATGAAGAAGCGGCGTTGTATGGAAATGATCCTGTGGCCGACAAACGTCCCCAGAAATATTTCGGATCGTCGAAAGATTGTCCGATCAATTCCGATCCAATAGTATTTCCATTTTTAATCATTAAACTACCGTTAGCTTTTTCTTGAAAAAAGATTTGAGCAATTCCGGTCACGAACAGAGGGTAGATAACACCGGTTATAATAGTTAGTGCGACAAGTAAAAGTAGAGCAGGTTTTATCAGATTTTTCATTTTTGATTTTCGTTTTTATTTGTTTTTTGGATTTAAGCTAATCCCAAAGCGTACAAAAACATGTCAATTAATTTAATTCCTATAAATGGAACGATTAATCCGCCGAGCCCAAAAATCAGTAAATTATTTCGCAGCACGGTAACTGCTCCGACAGGACGGTAGCGTATGCCACGAAGCGCTAAGGGTATAAGAAAGATAATAATCAGGGCATTGAAAATAACGGCCGATAAAATAGCGCTCGAAGGTGTCGCGAGTTTCATAATATTTAAAACTTCCAGGGCCGGATAAATCGGAACAAAGGCCGCCGGAATGATGGCGAAATATTTGGCGACGTCGTTGGCGATACTGAATGTCGTCAAGGCGCCTCGGGTCATGAGTAATTGTTTTCCTATTTCGACAATTTCGATCAGCTTGGTCGGATTGGAATCAAGGTCAACCATATTTCCGGCTTCTTTGGCGGCTTGCGTGCCGGTATTCATCGACACGGCCACATCTGCTTGGGCGAGCGCCGGCGCATCATTGGTGCCGTCGCCGGTCATTGCGACGAGCCGTCCGCCGGCCTGATGTTCGCGTATGAGTTTGAGTTTTGCTTCCGGCGTTGCTTGAGCAAGAAAATCGTCAACGCCTGCTTCGGCGGCAATGGTGGCGGCCGTAAGGGGATTATCGCCGGTGATCATGACGGTTTTGATACCCATTTTTCGCAATTCAGCAAAACGTTCTTTGATGCCACGTTTAACGATGTCTTTTAGTTCGATCACACCGAGAACTTGCAAATTTTCAACAACGACCAGCGGTGTTCCTCCGTTTTTCGAAATCGACTCGACAGTTGACCGAACTTCTCCTGGAAATTTTCCACCGGAAGAACTGACGTGATTATCGATGGCATCAGCAGCGCCCTTGAGAATATGCCGTCCGTCGAGATTTACTCCGCTCATCCGTGTTTGAGCAGTGAAAGGAATAAACGTTGCACCAATCTCATGGATATTACGTCCACGCAATTTGTATTTTTCTTTCGCTAGTACGACGATGGAACGCCCTTCAGGTGTTTCGTCAGAGAGGGAAGCCAACTGTGCGGCATCGGCGAGCGTTTCAATAGCAACGTCCGGAGCAGGAAGAAAGGCCGTTGCATGCCGATTACCTAAAGTAATCGTACCGGTTTTATCGAGTAAAAGTACGTCGACGTCGCCGGCCGCCTCCACTGCTCGTCCGGATGTCGCAATGACATTGGCCTGGATCATTCGGTCCATTCCCGCAATTCCGATAGCCGATAAAAGCCCGCCAATGGTAGTCGGAATGAGGCATACCAGTAATGCTACCAACACCGTTACAGCGACAGGTGAACCCGATCCAGCCGCGTTGACGCAGTAAATTGAAAAGGGTAGTAACGTAACTGTTACCAAAAGAAAAATAATTGTCAATGCTGCGAGCAAGATGTTCAGTGCAATTTCATTCGGAGTTTTCTGGCGTTTGGCGCCTTCGACCATGGCAATCATTCTGTCGAGAAACGTATCGCCCGGATTGGCCGTAATTTTTACTACAAGCCAATCGGAAAGCACACGTGTTCCACCTGTTACGGCGTTGCGATCGCCGCCGCTTTCGCGAATCACCGGGGCGCTCTCGCCCGTAATGGCGCTTTCATCGACGGTGGCAATGCCTTCAATTGCTTCGCCGTCGCCGGGAATGATGTCGCCGGCTTCGACCAAAACAATATCGCCCTTTTTCAAAGTCGAAGCTGAAACGACAGCGTATTCCGCACTCAATTCGGATTGATATAATTTTTTTGCATGGGTATCGCGGCGCGCTCGCCGGAGAGAATCCGCTTGCGCTTTGCCGCGGCCTTCGGCCATCGCTTCGGCGAAATTAGCGAATAATACGGTAAACCATAACCACATCGAAATCGCAAAAATAAAAACAGGGGAGGCTTCGCCGTGTCCCAGCCATGATTGGAAGAATAATACAGTAGTCAGAATACTGCCGATTAATACGACAAACATGACCGGATTACGAATTTGAATTCGGGGATCGAGTTTAAGAAACGAATCAATGATGGCTTGCCTTACGATCGGTGGATCGAATAACGGGCGGACTTTGGGTTTAGTGGACATTCTTAATTTGCTCCGTTTTTACAATTTTAGATTTCAAATTTGAGTCATTAATTCATCGTTAATTGTTCATTGCACAAAGTGTTCGACGATCGGGCCGAGCGCGAGCGCAGGAATAAACGTCAGAGCGCCGACGATCATGACAACGCCTATAAGCAAAGCCACGAACAAAGGTGTATGCGTTGCGAGCGTACCGGCGCCGGAAGGAATTTGTTTTTTCTTAGCGAGCGATCCTGCAATAGCTAGAGTGGGAATTGCAAGCCAGTATCGGGCAAACAACATTGCCAGGCCGCCTGTTAAATTGTAAAACGGATTATTGGCGCCGAGACCGGCGAACGCACTGCCGTTGTTATTGCCCTGCGATGAAAATGCGTACAATATTTCGCTGAATCCGTGAATGCCGGGGTTGTAGAGCGTTGCCGTGCCCCATTCCGTGACCACGGCCAAAGCCGTGAATCCCAATACAACTACCGGCGGGATCAGAATAACCAGTGAGGCCATTTTCATTTCGTATGCTTCGATCTTTTTACCGAGATATTCTGGTGTACGTCCGACCATCAGGCCGGCGACAAACACGGCGATGATGGCAAACACCAGCATTCCATAGAGCCCTGAACCCACGCCGCCAAAGATAACTTCACCTAATTGCATCATCAGCATCGGGACAAGCCCACCCAGCGGAGTGAAAGAATCGTGCATGGAATTGACAGAACCGTTAGAAGCTGCCGTAGTCGCCGTTGCCCATAAGGCAGAATTGACAATACCAAAACGAATTTCCTTGCCTTCCATATTGCCACCGGAATGTGACTCATTGGCTTTCTGATCAATTCCCATGCCGGTTAATGCCGGATTTCCGTTTTGTTCTGAAACAACACATAAAGTAAGCATAGCAACAAATATGACCGTCATCGCTGCTAGTATGGCCCAGCCTTGACGAGTGTCGCCGACCATTTTGCCGAATGTGTAACACAAAGCAGCCGGGATCAATAAAATCGCCAGCATCTCAAAAAAATTAGAAAGCGGAGTTGGATTTTCGAATGGGTGAGCTGAATTGACATTAAAAAAGCCACCGCCGTTAGTGCCGAGTTGCTTGATCGCAATTTGCGAAGCCGCTGGACCCATCGGTAACGATTGTTCAGCTATGATATTGCCATTCGCATCAACGGTCGATTGCAGCAAGGACACGTTTTGATAAGTGTCGAAATTTTGAACAACGCCTTGCGAAACTTGAATGAGCGCGAGGACAATGGACAGAGGCAAGAGGATGTATAGCGTTGTACGAACTATATCAACCCAAAAATTACCGATCGATTGTGATGTATGTCTGGCCATGCCTCTAATTAATGCAATCAGGGTTGCCATGCCACTGGCCGCGGAAACAAAATTTTGTACTGTCAGTCCCAACATCTGCGTCAAATAACTCATCGTCATTTCACCACCGTATCCTTGCCAATTGGTGTTGCTCGCAAAACTGATGGCGGTATTAAATGCAGAATCCGGCGTGACGGCTCCGAATCCCTGTGGATTGAGAGGAAGGAAGTCCTGCCAGCGCTGGAGCGCGTACACGACTAATAATCCGGCGAAATTGAAAAACAGCATGGCGAGAGTGTAAAATTTCCAATTCATCTCTTCTTGAGTATTTATTCCGCACAAACGATAGATCAATCTTTCGAATGGCCCCAAGATGCGACCCAAAACAAATGGTTTTCCTTCATAAATAAGAGTCATGTACCAACCTAGCGGCTTGGCTAATGTGATCACAACCGCGATGTAAACGACGAGTTGCAAATATCCATTAAGTGTCATGAAAATTTCTCCGGTTTCAAAAGTGCCCAGAACAGATAGATCAATAAAATGAAAGCAATAATACCACTGATGAGATGCAATATATTCATAGCCTATTCCTTATTTTTTCGAAACGATATTGTCATAGCTTCTCACAAAATTTTACTAATCCCCAACTCAGAATGAAGAACAGCAGAATTATACTGAGAAAAATAGTATCCATTAAAAGTCTCCTTGTAGTGTTTATGGCGTTCTATTGCAAAGTTAATGAACCAAGTAAGCCGACACAATTAAGTGCTCATAAAGAAATGAATTCAGACTATAAAAAAAGTATAAAGATTCTGCATTCTACAAGTTAAGGGCTTATTTTAATAGTTGATTATAATGCGGATAAGGTAATTAAGGGCGATTTGGGAGTTTGAGCAAATCAGATGCGTCAGAGTATGCGGGCTGGAACTTTTAATAGAATCGCGGCGTTAAACTAATAGGTTCTGACCAAACACCTACCCAAATAACTTCTCTGACGATTTAAAGACTAAGCAAGGGGAGCACGATGGCAAAAATATTGATCATCGAAGACGAGCCCAATCTCCAACTGCTGTATAAATCGGAAATTGAAAGCATGGGGCACGAGGCGATCTGCTTATCCGGCGGTCGTGAAGCGTATCAATACGTTGAACATCAACAGCCGGACGTGATCGTACTGGACATTATGATGCCGCACGGCGACGGCAAGGAATTTCTAACCCGATTGCTGGACAGTCGCATCAGCATTCCTGTCATAATCAACTCTGCGTATTCCCATTACAAAAATGATTTCATTTGCTGGGCCGCGGAGGCGTATGTGATCAAATCGTCTGATCTGGGTGAACTGAAAGAAGAAATAGCGCGGATTTTAGAGAGAAAGCACCTCGTGGAAGCTTGAATCAGTACCGAAAATGGTTCTTCATTATCAAGCCTGCTTCAACCCTTAAGCAGGCTTTTTTACTTGTTATTCAAACATTGAACATTTAAATTCCTCCTCGTTTAGCCTCTACCAAGCATATCGTTTTTTCACATCAATTCACGGAGTTCTGATTATGGCCATTCAATCCATTACCGTTATCGGTGCCGGTACGATGGGCAACGGCATTGCCCATGTTTTTGCGCAATATGGTTTTTCAGTTCAAATCGTCGATATCAAACAAGAGTTTTTAGACAAGGCGCTCGCTACAATTGACAAAAATCTGGGTCGGCAGGTAAGCAAAGGAGCGCTGACAGAAGACCAAAAAAAGGCGACACTTGATCGCTTGAAAACATCGGTCAAACTGGATGATGCTAAAAATTCTGACCTTGTCATCGAGGCAGCAACGGAAAATTTTGATATTAAGTCGCAAATTTTTAAGACGTTAGATGCGGTTTGCAAGCCTGAAGTAATTTTGGCAACGAATACGTCTTCGATATCCATTACACAAATTGCAGCCGTAACCAAACGTGCCGATAAAGTCATAGGCATGCATTTTATGAATCCGGTGCCTGTGATGAAGTTGGTTGAGATTATCCGTGGTCTTGCGACCAGCGATGATACCTACGCTGCGGTCAAATCGATGACGGAAAAACTTGAAAAAATTCCTGTTGAAGTGAACGATTATCCCGGCTTCATTTCCAATCGCGTTCTGATGCCGATGATCAATGAAGCCATTTTTTGCCTGATGGAAGGCGTTGCCTCCAAGGAAGCCATTGATAATGTCATGAAATTGGGTATGAATCATCCGATGGGACCTTTACAATTGGCTGATTTCATCGGATTGGATGTGTGTTTATTTATAATGAATGTTTTACATGACGGCTTAGGCGACGATAAATATCGTGCTTGTCCGTTGCTGAAAAAAATGGTTACGGCAGGTTATCTCGGAGTCAAAAGCGGAAAAGGTTTTTACGACTATCCCAAAAAATAAATCAAGCGAGAGGAGGAATTATGTTTCGTAAACTGACCACGGTATTGGCAATTCTGATGGCTTTATCGGCCATGAACTTGTTGGCCCAAAACAAGAAACGAATTGGGGTTTTGCCGTTTAAAAACAAAGGCGGGAAAGAAAAATACATGTGGCTCAGCGAAGGTTTCGCCACGACGCTGACCGAAGGTTTACAACAGATTCAATCGATCTACGTTGTGGATCGCAATCAGGTCAACAGCGTCGTCAAAAAAGGAAACTATTCCAACGATGATCTTTTTACTTCCAAAGGCGCTTACGAAATCGGCAATAAATTAGGCCTCGATTATGTGATTATCGGTGCGTTCAATGTAGTCAAAGATACGATCAATACGTTTGCTATCGTCGTTGATGCGAAGAAAAAAGGTGAATACATCAAAGCTTGCAGTCCTCAGACCGAAAAAGGAATGAAGTTTTTATGGCAGGTTTACGATGAGATGATCAATGCCGTCTGTAAATCGGAATGTTTTAACGTGACCATCACGGCCGACGAAAAGAAGCAAATCAAGGCCATTACGGCCAATACTGAAAATGTCAGCGCCTACGAATATTATATCAAAGGCCGTCGCGAACATTTGAAATATTCTGTCAAAGGATACGAAGATGCTATCGGATGGTATGAGAAAGCGCTTCAATTGGATCCCAATTACGCATTAGCGCTTGGCGCTAAAGGCGAAGCCCAGGCCTTCTGGGGATATCAGAAAGAACTCAATGGAGAACCGTACCAATTTATGTACGACGACGCTTATAAAAACGTACAAAAAGGATTAGGCATCTCGCCGAATATCGGTTCTATTCACCGCAATATGGCAACGACGTATCAGATGTTGCGCCGGTTTGACGATGCCAAAGCGGAAGCGCAGACTGCGGTGAATCTCAACGCCAATGATGCCGAAGGATGGTATCAATTGTGGCGTGCAAAATACGGTGGTAAAGTGACCGATCCGGAAATTCAAAAATCGATTGAAATCAGTCCATTCCTGCCCGTGGCCAACCTGACTATCGGCAACGAATATTTCAATGAAAAAGATTATGGAAAAGCGGAAGAATATTATAAACGTGCTTTAATCGGTAACGAAGAATACGAACTGGCGCATGCGAATCTTGGTAATATGTACAGTACGGTAAAACGTTATGATGAAGGCATTGCTTCGTTCAAGCGGGCTATTGAACTCAAGCCGCATTATGAATTTGCCTGGAACGGTTTAGGATTCATTTATGAAATGCAAGCAGAAGAGTTGATAGCCGCAGGCAATGCAGACGGCGGACGTGCCAAATATCAGGAAGCTTTAGCCGCTTACACAAAAGCTTCAGAAATTAATCCAAATAAGGCGGAAACATTCTATAGCATTGGCTTAATGTGCTGGCGTCTTGAAAATTGGCAAGGTGTCGTGACCGCGTGGGAAAAATGCCTGAAACTTAATCCCGATCATCAAAGCGCTAACGAGTGGCTGCCTAAAGCCAAAGAGAAATTGCAAGGAAGATGAACTTTCCTCTGTGAAAAGTAAGAATAAAAGTATCTAATGGCACGCTTCACAAAAACGTCTTTATCACTCGACGACGCCATAACCGATGCATATTTGTATCTCGTCGAGATGACTACCAAAAATCTTTACGATTTTGAAGCGGCTATGGGCATGGAACCGGTTCCGGTCATCGGCACAACAGAAGAAAAAAATTCACACGACTTGGTTACCATCAAAAAAGCTTTTTTCATTGAATATCCCAAACGATGGTTTACCGATTCGTATCCGCCTGGCCGGCGCCGGGAAATGCTCAAAGATCGTATGAGCCAGTTATTGGCTTGGGCGAATCTCCCGAAGGAAAAAAATTCAATCCAATTATGGATAATCGAACCGCTGGATGAGAAAGAAAGAGAGGAACTAACCGCACTTATTCAGTATTTGGGAAAGTGCTTATCATTCGAATTCCAAGTGATTGAAGGTTTGGTTTTAAAAGACAAATTACAACAAATTCTATCAGCCATCTGTCGCACTCAACGCACCTACGACAATTATCTTATCCGAACTGTGAAATTCCTTCATGATAAAGGTCTCTTGATGTGAAACCGTTCCGGATTCTTGTTTCCATTATACTGCTCTGTTGTGTGCAGGCTATTG is a window from the bacterium genome containing:
- a CDS encoding tetratricopeptide repeat protein — encoded protein: MFRKLTTVLAILMALSAMNLLAQNKKRIGVLPFKNKGGKEKYMWLSEGFATTLTEGLQQIQSIYVVDRNQVNSVVKKGNYSNDDLFTSKGAYEIGNKLGLDYVIIGAFNVVKDTINTFAIVVDAKKKGEYIKACSPQTEKGMKFLWQVYDEMINAVCKSECFNVTITADEKKQIKAITANTENVSAYEYYIKGRREHLKYSVKGYEDAIGWYEKALQLDPNYALALGAKGEAQAFWGYQKELNGEPYQFMYDDAYKNVQKGLGISPNIGSIHRNMATTYQMLRRFDDAKAEAQTAVNLNANDAEGWYQLWRAKYGGKVTDPEIQKSIEISPFLPVANLTIGNEYFNEKDYGKAEEYYKRALIGNEEYELAHANLGNMYSTVKRYDEGIASFKRAIELKPHYEFAWNGLGFIYEMQAEELIAAGNADGGRAKYQEALAAYTKASEINPNKAETFYSIGLMCWRLENWQGVVTAWEKCLKLNPDHQSANEWLPKAKEKLQGR